In a genomic window of Flavobacterium lipolyticum:
- a CDS encoding PorT family protein, translating into MKKYISTSIKSIATVTAFLAICLQGYSQDKKQEISISVAGSGSFLKYSGGGTIVPGNGISAGIRYSYYLNEGLSIGIGAEYQSYNSDAKYASFNGQYVTKDTENETFQFRYKATNFREEQSLSYINVPIAIQFETPGTTQLYVAAGAKVGFAIKGCYQSTFQNLTTSGYYPQYNVELFNPAFAGFASTNDVKISEQDLDTKVSYSATFETGVKQKIGNRSSFYLGAYIDYGLNNIYNKNGDKSLVQYNPGLPVQLQYNSVLDSPSVHNVRLVSYGLKLRFALR; encoded by the coding sequence ATGAAAAAATATATCAGTACCTCTATAAAATCTATAGCTACAGTTACGGCGTTTTTAGCGATATGCCTCCAGGGCTATAGTCAGGATAAAAAACAGGAAATATCGATCTCCGTCGCAGGATCCGGTTCTTTTCTTAAGTACAGTGGCGGTGGTACTATCGTACCCGGAAACGGAATTAGTGCAGGAATCAGATACTCCTATTATTTAAACGAAGGCTTAAGTATCGGAATTGGAGCGGAGTACCAATCCTATAATTCTGATGCAAAGTATGCTTCTTTTAATGGACAATATGTTACTAAAGATACCGAAAATGAAACCTTTCAGTTTAGATACAAAGCCACTAACTTCAGAGAAGAACAAAGCCTGAGTTACATAAATGTTCCAATCGCCATTCAATTTGAAACTCCGGGAACTACTCAATTGTACGTTGCTGCGGGTGCTAAAGTAGGATTTGCGATCAAAGGATGTTATCAGAGTACCTTTCAAAACCTTACTACAAGCGGTTACTATCCGCAATACAATGTAGAATTATTTAACCCTGCGTTTGCCGGTTTTGCAAGTACTAATGATGTAAAGATCAGCGAACAGGATTTAGATACTAAAGTGTCTTACTCTGCTACTTTTGAAACAGGTGTAAAACAAAAGATTGGGAACAGAAGTTCATTCTATCTTGGGGCTTATATCGATTATGGTCTAAATAACATCTACAATAAAAATGGAGACAAAAGTCTGGTACAGTACAATCCGGGCCTTCCTGTGCAGCTGCAATACAACAGCGTATTGGATTCTCCATCCGTACACAATGTCAGACTGGTTTCTTACGGACTTAAACTGAGATTTGCTTTACGTTAA
- a CDS encoding alpha-amylase has translation MKKPILQFYLIAAITVFLGSCSQNETTETDSKAQSEQFEIINVTHHDGRPFSTGTSNSSSTGKYVDNPGGGVMMQAFYWDVPSGGTWWNTVSSKVTVWSNAGIGSIWLPPASKAQNGAFSMGYDPTDYFDFGDYNQNGSVETRFGSKTELVNLITNAHAENLKVYADIVINHNSGGQSEANPFTGTNTWTNFSGVASGKFTRNYNDFYKNSYGNNDEGAFGGFPDLCHANPHVQDWLWLRADGVGKYYKNTMKFDGWRFDYVKGFGAWVVNSWNANVGGFSVGELWDSNVNTLNDWANNANSSVFDFACYYKMNDAFDGNNLALLNDDMMWKRNPYKAVTFVTNHDTDEIWSKLLAYSYILTHEGYPTIFYRDYEEWLDKNKLNNLIWIHNNKATGTTSILYADNDEYIARRNGYNGNPGLVVYINNSDTWQERWIQTNWANTQIKDFTGNSGWYPTTQADKWVKIQCPPKGYSIWSINQ, from the coding sequence ATGAAAAAACCAATTTTACAATTTTACCTGATTGCAGCGATTACTGTATTCTTAGGTTCGTGTTCGCAAAATGAAACTACTGAAACAGATTCTAAAGCTCAGAGCGAACAATTCGAAATTATTAACGTTACACATCATGACGGAAGACCATTTAGTACCGGAACTTCCAATTCATCATCGACCGGAAAATATGTAGACAATCCCGGAGGCGGTGTTATGATGCAGGCCTTTTACTGGGATGTTCCTTCGGGAGGAACCTGGTGGAATACGGTGAGCAGTAAAGTAACCGTCTGGTCTAACGCAGGAATTGGTTCGATATGGCTTCCTCCGGCTTCTAAAGCACAAAACGGTGCTTTCTCTATGGGATATGACCCTACAGATTATTTTGATTTTGGAGATTACAACCAAAATGGCTCTGTCGAAACCCGTTTTGGTTCAAAAACCGAACTGGTTAACTTAATTACTAACGCACATGCCGAGAATTTAAAAGTATACGCAGACATTGTGATCAATCACAACAGCGGTGGACAATCGGAAGCAAATCCTTTTACCGGAACAAACACCTGGACTAATTTTAGCGGAGTTGCTTCGGGAAAATTCACTCGTAATTATAACGATTTTTACAAAAACAGCTATGGTAACAATGATGAAGGCGCATTTGGTGGTTTCCCTGATTTATGCCACGCAAACCCACATGTACAAGATTGGCTATGGCTGAGAGCTGACGGAGTGGGAAAATATTATAAAAATACCATGAAATTTGACGGCTGGAGATTCGATTATGTAAAAGGTTTTGGTGCTTGGGTGGTAAACTCCTGGAATGCGAATGTAGGTGGATTTTCTGTTGGTGAATTATGGGATTCTAATGTAAATACTCTGAACGACTGGGCAAACAATGCTAACAGCTCTGTATTCGATTTTGCTTGTTACTATAAAATGAATGATGCTTTTGACGGAAATAATCTGGCACTTTTGAATGATGACATGATGTGGAAAAGAAATCCGTACAAAGCAGTAACCTTCGTAACCAATCATGATACCGATGAAATTTGGAGTAAATTACTCGCTTATTCTTATATCCTGACCCATGAAGGCTATCCTACTATTTTTTACAGAGATTATGAAGAATGGCTGGACAAGAACAAACTAAACAATCTGATCTGGATACACAACAATAAAGCAACCGGAACAACTTCTATTTTATACGCCGACAATGACGAATACATCGCCAGAAGAAACGGCTACAACGGAAATCCCGGATTGGTTGTTTACATTAATAACTCTGATACCTGGCAGGAAAGATGGATTCAGACGAATTGGGCCAATACTCAGATAAAAGATTTTACAGGAAATTCTGGCTGGTATCCTACCACACAGGCTGACAAATGGGTAAAAATACAATGTCCTCCAAAAGGATATTCCATTTGGTCAATTAACCAATAA
- a CDS encoding peptidylprolyl isomerase, giving the protein MLLKKLALKTIDFRYVLTMCFLFFFNSIISAQEVIKDTVVSKPAITMTSGQKLKVDGIIATVGDYIVLDSDIDKAFLEISAQGGSTKDITRCQMLGKLLEDKLYAHQAIQDSIVVSDAEVRSMMDERLNYMVQQVGDINKVVAYYKKNSVEEFKTYFADILKEQKLASEMTKKIVDAVEITPEEVRNFFKKIPKEELPTFGAEMEVAQIVVEPKVSKEDEQKVIDRLNAIRKDVLEGSSFATKAVLYSQDPGSAPTGGFYKMTRKTPFVKEFKDVAFSLAQGEISEPFKTTFGYHIIMVEKIKGQEIELRHILIPPTVSENALKEAKERITNVRNKIINKEITFAEAARTESDEKETRANGGTLVNPNTQDTRFELTKMDPTLYGQVSNLKDDEISQPLLNTDDKGKKTYKIITVTNRIEQHVADYAKDYTKIKELALKEKQITTISKWFDTKIKDTYIKILGEYRDCKFVYNWLKK; this is encoded by the coding sequence ATGTTATTAAAAAAATTAGCGCTAAAAACAATTGATTTCCGATACGTGTTGACAATGTGTTTTTTATTTTTTTTCAACTCAATTATTTCGGCACAAGAAGTTATTAAGGATACAGTAGTCAGCAAACCTGCCATTACAATGACCTCCGGGCAGAAGTTGAAAGTTGATGGTATTATTGCTACAGTTGGAGATTATATTGTTTTAGATTCAGATATTGATAAAGCATTTTTAGAAATTTCAGCACAGGGCGGATCTACAAAAGACATTACAAGATGTCAGATGTTAGGGAAGCTTTTAGAAGATAAACTTTATGCACATCAGGCAATTCAGGATAGTATCGTAGTGAGTGATGCCGAAGTAAGAAGCATGATGGACGAGCGATTGAATTATATGGTACAGCAGGTAGGGGATATTAATAAAGTTGTAGCCTATTATAAAAAGAATTCTGTAGAGGAGTTTAAAACCTATTTTGCAGATATCTTAAAAGAACAAAAATTAGCGTCAGAAATGACAAAAAAAATTGTTGATGCTGTAGAAATAACTCCTGAGGAAGTTCGTAACTTCTTTAAAAAGATTCCTAAAGAGGAATTACCGACTTTTGGAGCTGAGATGGAAGTAGCACAGATTGTTGTGGAGCCAAAGGTTTCTAAAGAAGATGAGCAGAAGGTAATTGACAGACTGAATGCGATAAGGAAAGATGTTCTTGAGGGATCCAGTTTTGCGACAAAAGCAGTATTGTATTCGCAAGATCCCGGATCTGCACCAACGGGAGGTTTTTATAAAATGACCCGAAAGACTCCTTTTGTCAAAGAATTTAAAGATGTAGCTTTTAGTTTAGCACAGGGAGAGATTTCCGAACCTTTTAAAACTACTTTCGGATACCATATTATCATGGTTGAAAAAATTAAAGGACAGGAAATTGAATTACGACATATTTTGATTCCGCCAACAGTTTCTGAAAATGCATTGAAAGAAGCAAAAGAAAGAATCACTAATGTTAGAAATAAGATTATAAATAAAGAGATTACTTTCGCAGAAGCTGCAAGAACAGAATCTGATGAAAAAGAGACAAGAGCAAACGGAGGAACACTGGTAAATCCAAATACTCAGGATACCCGTTTTGAACTGACTAAAATGGATCCGACTTTATACGGTCAGGTTTCAAATTTGAAAGACGACGAAATTTCACAGCCACTTTTAAATACAGACGATAAAGGAAAAAAAACATATAAGATAATCACAGTTACGAATAGAATTGAACAACACGTGGCTGATTATGCTAAGGACTACACTAAAATTAAAGAACTGGCATTGAAAGAAAAACAGATCACGACAATCTCGAAATGGTTTGATACTAAAATAAAAGATACCTATATCAAAATTCTTGGAGAGTACAGAGATTGTAAGTTTGTTTACAATTGGCTAAAAAAATAA
- a CDS encoding AAA family ATPase has protein sequence MSDVTAIHNLVQKRNELKNEIAKIIVGQDAVVDQILLCIFSGGHALLIGVPGLAKTLMINTLSQALGLDFKRIQFTPDLMPSDILGSEILDENRHFKFIKGPIFSNIILADEINRTPPKTQAALLEAMQERSVTIAGQNYKLDLPYFVLATQNPIEQEGTYPLPEAQLDRFMFAIKLEYPTFEEEVQVVKRTTSDAKTVINPLFSAQEIIDFQHLIRRIPVADNVIEYAVTLVSKTRPDNALSNDFVKNYLDWGAGPRASQNLILAAKAHAAFNGKFSPDIEDVKAVATGILRHRIIKNYKADAEGITEEVIIKKLM, from the coding sequence ATGTCTGACGTAACAGCAATTCATAATTTAGTTCAGAAACGAAACGAATTAAAAAACGAAATAGCAAAAATTATTGTTGGCCAGGATGCCGTAGTTGACCAAATTTTACTGTGTATATTTTCAGGTGGTCATGCTCTTTTGATTGGTGTTCCGGGCTTGGCAAAAACTTTAATGATTAATACTTTGTCTCAGGCTTTAGGTTTAGATTTTAAAAGAATTCAGTTTACGCCGGATTTAATGCCTTCAGATATTTTAGGAAGTGAGATTTTGGATGAAAACAGACATTTTAAATTTATTAAAGGGCCTATTTTTTCCAATATCATTTTGGCTGACGAGATCAACAGAACTCCGCCAAAAACACAAGCTGCTTTATTGGAAGCCATGCAGGAGAGATCGGTTACCATTGCGGGGCAAAACTATAAGTTAGATTTACCTTACTTTGTATTAGCTACTCAAAACCCAATTGAACAGGAAGGAACCTATCCGTTACCGGAAGCACAGTTAGACCGTTTTATGTTTGCTATAAAGCTGGAGTATCCAACTTTCGAAGAAGAAGTTCAGGTAGTGAAGCGTACGACTTCTGATGCTAAGACAGTCATTAACCCATTATTCAGTGCACAGGAAATTATTGATTTTCAACATTTGATTCGCAGAATTCCCGTAGCCGATAATGTAATTGAATATGCAGTAACTTTAGTGAGTAAAACACGCCCTGATAATGCTTTGTCGAATGATTTTGTTAAAAATTATTTAGATTGGGGAGCAGGACCAAGAGCTTCACAGAATTTAATTTTAGCAGCAAAAGCCCATGCGGCTTTTAATGGGAAATTCTCGCCGGATATTGAAGATGTCAAAGCAGTGGCAACCGGAATTTTAAGGCACAGAATTATTAAAAACTACAAAGCAGATGCCGAAGGAATAACGGAAGAAGTTATTATTAAAAAACTGATGTAA
- the xrtN gene encoding exosortase N, with amino-acid sequence MKNVILQKKTILAVFAILLLFAINSKILFINLNNDFLGILGSLCLFIVGGRKTNFRINYFLIPSILLLEFISWRLNTKSVHFLSILLFLCLVFHYFTGKFSFIAFICLVLFSTLFSAFFAHLTSEIKQSLCYIVYLTLKNFIPINKIEGVNFYINNAKITIDTACMGLSMFKTGLLFGAVLMTLEERRLKQYYGVFQILSFCLLIIALNITSNYFRIVTLIFFNCTQENFLHHAIGLICFTVYQIIPMLFIIKYIKPKTENNDSNKIKPKILIVLVSFTILLATSIKIKNETETSFHQEVSFEYNTKKGSWVNKEVFKIETPEKLTYIKTPSHNPMVCWTGSGYKIIESKKIVVNKEEIWFNKMEKDSQNYTSYWWYESNGKKYSSLIEVLLIKLIYGQPIFLINETSKSN; translated from the coding sequence ATGAAGAATGTAATTCTACAGAAAAAAACAATACTTGCTGTTTTTGCAATCTTATTGCTTTTTGCCATAAACAGCAAGATATTGTTTATAAATCTAAACAACGATTTCCTTGGAATTCTTGGTTCTCTTTGTCTTTTTATCGTTGGCGGAAGAAAAACAAATTTCAGAATTAATTATTTTTTAATTCCAAGTATTCTATTGTTAGAATTCATCAGCTGGCGTTTAAACACAAAATCAGTTCATTTTCTTTCTATACTATTATTTCTGTGTTTGGTTTTCCATTATTTCACTGGGAAATTTTCCTTTATTGCTTTCATTTGTCTTGTTTTATTTTCGACCCTTTTTAGTGCTTTTTTTGCACACTTAACCTCCGAAATAAAACAAAGTCTTTGCTACATAGTTTATCTGACACTGAAGAATTTTATACCTATAAATAAAATCGAAGGTGTTAATTTTTACATCAATAATGCAAAAATCACCATCGACACTGCCTGCATGGGATTGTCAATGTTTAAGACAGGATTGTTGTTTGGCGCAGTTTTAATGACTCTCGAAGAAAGAAGACTTAAACAATATTACGGCGTTTTTCAGATACTCTCTTTCTGCTTACTTATAATAGCGCTCAATATTACCTCTAATTATTTCAGAATCGTAACCTTAATTTTTTTCAATTGTACTCAGGAAAACTTTTTGCATCACGCTATTGGTTTAATCTGCTTTACCGTTTATCAAATTATACCGATGCTATTCATTATTAAGTATATAAAACCAAAAACCGAAAACAATGATTCAAACAAAATCAAACCTAAAATACTTATTGTATTAGTATCATTTACAATCCTTTTAGCAACCAGTATAAAAATCAAAAATGAAACAGAAACTAGTTTTCATCAGGAAGTTAGTTTTGAGTACAATACAAAAAAAGGCTCTTGGGTAAACAAGGAGGTTTTTAAAATTGAAACTCCTGAGAAACTGACTTATATAAAAACACCCTCTCATAATCCGATGGTTTGCTGGACTGGCTCCGGATACAAAATTATTGAATCTAAGAAAATTGTAGTAAACAAAGAGGAAATATGGTTTAATAAAATGGAGAAAGACAGCCAAAATTATACATCGTATTGGTGGTACGAATCTAATGGCAAAAAATACAGCTCTCTTATTGAAGTTTTACTTATAAAATTGATTTATGGTCAACCCATTTTTTTAATAAACGAAACCTCAAAATCAAATTAA
- a CDS encoding XrtN system VIT domain-containing protein yields the protein MNATKINSFLNDQIGVKISLIITLFSTTMLALSLLGSKSDYESFEMLSVLNIIILLPYGAILTYNLLRNKKNYLHLLPFLFLNWFIGCFSTNVYVNVFENLPLWVYCTTFLFCFSNFVIYNREITNRNINFISYFINGCSFLLIVYYAVFLIPISMFSIIGILALGLGFYGLVPGIVLTIHTYILSKVLFEEKNNTYAFLSGIGIILTSLIVFTFLLNRESQKINQYGITKTFEDNNDLPTYIKVSQNLKPNFLNEILLKKNIVYIASEDFFELDGFGRFNNNVQYHERKTHNPFLNIAYHFAENINLSDDDKVNILKSNFDKRLESEEQLWSGRDLITKNIKEDVKIYPNDRLAYTEITMDVVCEEESRGQKEAIYSFQLPEGSVATSLSLWVNGIERKGVLTTKEKAKEAYNQVVGIEARDPSLMQWKEGNRVTVRVFPITSELPRTFKCGFTTPLKITDDKLIYQSLSIKGPNINNAATISRFQVNGNTEFKTSKDFDFADNYHINESKGLDKWEAEFPLTQKPLSSAFVWKNKSYEIKPLIKERIAFTPSEIILDLNNNWKIEELESILNLSKNKYFVLINNTKQEINTSNYENIWNQFDELNYSLLPLFDLQENTLIITKCGTFSSNFEELESSKYLEKIRKGTKDKGLKVINISNEINPFWQTAKEQKYVNFIQTNLNTCKDLISKKHFIKFQTNENSINIETAGISIHENSVIQQTAHTGSNHLYRMFCFGKVLNDQVEIQADTLKQNKYVDLAKDANIVTPISSLIVLETDEDYKNNGIEKNVNTLGNASINNDGAVPEPHEWALLFIVLSAILFYYRKQKLTN from the coding sequence ATGAATGCAACCAAAATAAACTCTTTTTTAAATGACCAAATTGGAGTAAAAATCAGCCTTATTATTACGCTATTCAGCACAACGATGCTGGCACTTTCTTTATTGGGAAGTAAATCAGATTACGAAAGCTTTGAAATGCTTTCTGTACTCAATATCATTATTCTCCTCCCGTACGGTGCTATCCTTACTTACAACCTATTAAGAAACAAAAAGAACTACCTTCATTTACTTCCTTTCTTATTTCTCAATTGGTTTATCGGATGTTTCTCTACCAATGTTTATGTAAATGTTTTCGAAAATTTACCCCTTTGGGTGTATTGCACAACGTTTCTGTTTTGCTTTTCAAACTTTGTAATTTACAATCGCGAAATAACAAATCGCAACATTAACTTTATCTCTTATTTCATCAACGGCTGTTCCTTTCTCTTAATCGTATATTATGCCGTATTCCTGATACCAATAAGCATGTTTTCTATTATAGGAATTCTTGCCTTAGGACTAGGTTTTTATGGATTAGTGCCCGGAATTGTACTTACAATCCACACCTACATCCTGTCTAAGGTTCTTTTTGAAGAAAAAAACAACACCTATGCGTTCCTCTCAGGCATCGGAATCATTTTAACCAGCCTGATTGTGTTTACTTTTTTATTAAATAGGGAAAGTCAAAAAATAAACCAATATGGCATTACCAAAACATTTGAAGATAATAACGATTTACCCACTTACATTAAAGTTTCTCAGAATCTTAAACCTAATTTTTTGAATGAAATTCTGCTAAAGAAAAACATTGTATACATTGCATCAGAAGACTTCTTTGAATTAGATGGCTTTGGCAGATTTAATAACAATGTTCAGTATCACGAAAGAAAGACTCACAATCCTTTTTTAAATATCGCTTATCATTTTGCAGAAAACATCAATTTAAGCGATGATGATAAAGTCAATATTCTGAAATCTAATTTTGATAAAAGACTTGAATCCGAAGAGCAATTATGGAGTGGACGAGATCTTATTACAAAAAACATTAAGGAAGATGTAAAAATTTATCCAAATGACAGACTCGCTTACACCGAGATTACAATGGATGTTGTTTGCGAAGAAGAAAGCAGGGGGCAGAAAGAAGCTATTTATTCCTTCCAGCTGCCTGAAGGCTCTGTTGCAACTTCTTTGTCATTGTGGGTTAACGGAATAGAAAGAAAAGGTGTTTTGACTACCAAAGAAAAAGCAAAAGAAGCGTACAATCAGGTCGTGGGTATTGAGGCAAGAGACCCTTCATTGATGCAGTGGAAAGAAGGAAACCGAGTTACAGTTCGCGTATTTCCAATTACAAGCGAATTACCCCGAACTTTTAAATGTGGCTTTACAACACCTTTAAAAATTACAGACGATAAACTGATCTATCAAAGTTTGAGTATAAAAGGTCCAAATATCAATAATGCTGCGACTATTTCGAGATTTCAGGTTAATGGAAATACTGAGTTTAAGACTTCAAAAGATTTTGACTTTGCGGATAATTACCACATAAATGAATCTAAAGGTCTGGACAAATGGGAAGCTGAATTCCCTTTAACCCAAAAACCATTGAGCAGCGCATTTGTTTGGAAGAATAAAAGTTATGAGATTAAACCGCTTATCAAAGAAAGGATTGCTTTTACGCCAAGCGAAATCATTCTTGACCTCAATAACAACTGGAAAATAGAAGAACTTGAATCGATACTCAATCTCTCGAAAAATAAATATTTTGTACTTATAAATAATACAAAACAAGAAATCAATACTTCCAATTACGAGAATATTTGGAACCAATTTGACGAATTGAATTATTCACTTCTGCCACTTTTTGATTTACAGGAAAATACTTTGATTATCACAAAATGCGGTACATTTTCTTCGAACTTTGAAGAGTTAGAATCTTCAAAATATTTAGAAAAAATAAGAAAAGGAACAAAAGACAAAGGCTTAAAAGTTATCAATATCTCGAACGAAATAAATCCGTTTTGGCAGACCGCAAAGGAACAGAAATATGTGAATTTTATACAAACAAATCTTAATACTTGTAAAGACCTTATCAGCAAAAAGCATTTCATAAAATTTCAAACTAATGAAAACAGTATTAATATAGAAACTGCCGGAATCTCAATCCATGAAAATTCAGTAATTCAGCAAACAGCTCATACCGGTTCAAATCATTTATACAGAATGTTCTGTTTTGGAAAAGTTTTAAACGATCAGGTCGAAATTCAGGCTGACACTTTAAAACAAAACAAATATGTTGACCTGGCGAAGGATGCCAATATTGTAACTCCTATTTCTTCTTTAATCGTACTTGAGACTGATGAAGATTACAAAAACAACGGGATTGAGAAAAACGTTAATACTTTAGGAAATGCTTCTATCAATAACGACGGAGCCGTACCTGAGCCGCACGAATGGGCGCTATTATTCATCGTTTTATCTGCCATTTTATTCTATTACAGAAAGCAAAAATTAACGAATTAA